The Pocillopora verrucosa isolate sample1 chromosome 2, ASM3666991v2, whole genome shotgun sequence genome has a segment encoding these proteins:
- the LOC131790777 gene encoding ethanolaminephosphotransferase 1 → MPPDSKDLPSSKDKSPSVHRLHATDLDRMKGIYLGEEELRGFDKYKYKSEDTSPLSNYITHPFWNFVVEFFPRWLAPNVLTFSGWLSLFMIYAVTCYYDPHFTAAGEKDKSKQIPSIWWLVFAVLHFAAHTLDGCDGKQARRTSSSSPLGELFDHGLDSSAAFLIPISLFSLFGHGPHSVTLWELYQLMLACLLGFYLAHWEKYNTGTLFLPWTYDASQIAISFVYLLTFYFGVDMWKFQIIEGFPLCFVFRFTVYGSSIVLTLAMTLYNMYQARVSKTDRGFSLFEGLLPLLSFFLMIFLFYAWAILSPANILEIQPRLFFTATGIVFSNVTCRLIVSTMTSQRCQAINAMLLPLFALTFIVPFTKSVDMEVGILSLYTGVVAICHLHYGIVLVRELCNHLNISCFSLTK, encoded by the exons ATGCCACCTGATTCGAAAGATCTGCCCTCTTCAAAGGACAAGTCTCCTTCGGTTCATAGATTACATGCTACAGATCTAGACAGAATGAAGGGGATTTATCTTGGAGAAGAAGAGCTTAGGGGCTTTGACAAATATAAG TACAAATCAGAAGATACTTCACCTCTTTCAAACTACATAACTCATCCATTTTGGAATTTCGTCGTTGAG TTTTTTCCCAGATGGCTTGCACCCAATGTGCTCACCTTCAGCGGCTGGTTGTCCCTGTTCATGATCTATGCTGTTACATGTTATTACGACCCCCACTTTACAGCAGCAGGTGAAAAGGACAAGAGCAAACAAATTCCATCAATATGGTGGCTTGTCTTTGCTGTGTTGCACTTTGCAGCACACACCCTTGATGGTTGTGATGGCAAACAGGCTCGAAGAACAAGCAGCag CTCTCCACTGGGTGAATTGTTTGACCACGGTCTGGACAGTTCAGCAGCATTTCTTATTCCTATAAGTTTGTTTTCACTCTTTGGTCATGGCCCTCACAGTGTTACATTGTGGGAACTTTATCAACTGATGTTGGCCTGTTTGCTGGGATTTTACCTGGCTCATTGGGAAAAATACAACACCGGGACATTGTTCTTGCCATGGACTTATGATGCCAGTCAAATA GCAATTTCATTTGTGTacctcctaacattttattttggagTAGACATGtggaaatttcaaataataGAAGGTTTTCCTCTATGCTTCGTATTCCGTTTCACAGTTTATG GATCATCAATTGTACTCACTCTGGCAATGACATTGTACAATATGTACCA GGCTCGTGTTTCTAAGACAGACCGaggtttttcattatttgaagGACTTCTCCCTCTGTTGTCATTCTTTCTGATGATTTTCCTCTTCTACGCATGGGCCATTCTTTCTCCTGCCAACATCCTTGAAATCCAACCACGTCTATTTTTTACAGCTACTGGAATTGTGTTCTCTAATGTGACG TGCCGACTGATTGTGAGTACAATGACCAGCCAGAGATGCCAAGCTATCAATGCCATGTTACTTCCTCTGTTTGCCTTAACATTCATTGTACCTTTTACCAAATCAGTTGACATGGAGGTGGGAATTCTCAGTCTCTACACTGGGGTTGTAGCTATTTGTCACCTGCATTATGGAATTGTTTTG GTTCGTGAACTGTGTAATCACCTCAACATCAGCTGTTTCTCTCTCACAAAATAG
- the LOC131790769 gene encoding protein phosphatase 1G-like: protein MGAYLAKPKTEKISEGSENGNVSYGVSCMQGWRVTMEDAHTCMLDFDENSTLFAVYDGHGGSEVAQYVAKHFPEVLKRMGTYKKGEIKQSMIDSFLEMDQQIISEEGLTELKELAGLDKDLDEEEDLGMLEKEATMPLRELLLKMKEIKKAGGANEEDEDVEYWTESSEKDADEEHGNQTDAKSGNEEGEDKVKENGSQNGEEGSMSSTNSTQDVANNDKEKEKRDLDDESKNEEQPEQEEAENKCSSMYGNSHNEKEFAGASAGTEDNNDDDSDDDDDDDDDDDDDDDDDEEDDDEEDDSNDDADDGNEVPPGSDEVGYDSGTTAIVAFLQENQLTVANVGDSRCVLCRNGRALEMSMDHKPEDEHELNRIHKAGGKVTCEGRVNGGLNLSRALGDHSYKLQTELSAHEQQITAMPDVKQTQLTEADEFMVVACDGIWNVKGSQEVVDFVSDRLREQRKNGKPNLTQICEELLDSCLASDTAGDGSGCDNMTTIIVLFNSAGKTDQNSKKRKLQSETTDEDSVDKRLKTDDS from the exons ATGGGTGCCTATCTGGCTAAACCAAAAACAGAGAAGATTTCCGAAGGCAgtgaaaatggaaatgttagTTATGGAGTGTCCTGTATGCAAGGATGGCGTGTAACTATGGAG GATGCCCACACATGTATGCttgattttgatgaaaactCCACACTGTTTGCTGTTTATGATGGCCATGGAG GGTCTGAGGTAGCACAATACGTAGCAAAGCACTTCCCAGAAGTACTGAAAAGAATGGGAACTTacaagaaaggagaaattaaacAGTCAATGATTGATTCATTTTTGGAAATGGATCAACAAATCATCAGCGAGGag GGTCTTACAGAACTGAAAGAACTAGCAGGGCTTGATAAGGACCTTGATGAGGAAGAAGATCTTGGAATGTTAGAAAAAGAAGCAACGATGCCATTGCGTGAATTGCTGCTGAAAATGAAAGAG ATTAAGAAAGCAGGAGGTGCtaatgaagaagatgaagatgtTGAATACTGGACAGAAAGTAGCGAAAAAGATGCAGATGAAGAACATGGTAATCAGACTGATGCAAAGAGTGGAAATG AGGAAGGAGAAGATAAGGTTAAAGAAAATGGCTCACAGAATGGAGAAGAAGGCTCCATGTCTAGCACAAATTCTACTCAAGATGTTGCTAACAATGATaaggagaaggaaaaaagagatTTGGATGATGAGAGTAAGAATGAGGAACAACCTGaacaagaagaagctgaaaACAAGTGTTCAAGTATGTATGGGAATAGTcacaatgaaaaagaatttgcTGGTGCATCAGCTGGGACTgaagataataatgatgatgacagtgatgatgatgatgatgatgatgatgatgatgatgatgatgatgatgatgatgaggaggatGACGACGAGGAGGATGATTCTAATGATGATGCAGATGATGGCAATGAAGTTCCTCCAGGCTCAGATGAG gttggATATGACAGTGGCACTACAGCAATTGTAGCTTTCTTACAGGAGAATCAATTAACTGTTGCCAACGTTGGTGATTCACGTTGTGTTTTGTGTAGAAATGGTAGGGCTTTAGAAATGTCCATGGACCACAAACCCGAGGATGAACATGAACTTAATAGAATCCACAAAGCAGGCGGAAAAGTAACTTGTGAAGGAAGAGTCAATGGAGGGTTAAATCTGTCCAGAGCATTAG gtgATCATAGTTATAAACTACAAACAGAATTATCCGCACACGAACAGCAAATCACTGCAATGCCTGACGTCAAACAAACACAGTTAACTGA GGCTGATGAGTTTATGGTAGTCGCTTGTGATGGAATATG GAATGTGAAAGGAAGTCAAGAAGTGGTAGATTTTGTGTCAGACAGATTACGAGAACAGAGGAAGAACGGTAAACCAAACCTTACACAGATTTGTGAGGAG ctactCGATTCTTGTTTGGCATCAGACACCGCAGGGGACGGGTCAGGGTGTGATAACATGACCACTATTATAGTGCTTTTTAACTCTGCTGGTAAAACAGATCAAAACAGTAAAAAGAGGAAACTGCAGAGCGAAACGACCGACGAGGATTCCGTGGACAAGCGACTCAAGACGGACGACTCATGA